In Scophthalmus maximus strain ysfricsl-2021 chromosome 21, ASM2237912v1, whole genome shotgun sequence, one genomic interval encodes:
- the LOC118291489 gene encoding coiled-coil domain-containing protein 106-like yields MSSVWQQEPSGYSACVEIDSSSVRTKDRLGSPAWLKQEQDDLRIVKWESFQSGAAADSVQDNTPSSAMSAAPHVESLPPRVLLTITKLQCMLESKQERIAALERQVEDLMQDRRFLRSQIENLTSNRPMPTFASPSPVTEAPKPSRVQHSESKSRKREKASSTSSDSSASGSEASDSSAASAASSEHRRKKHHKDKKRSRKGKDYSRKRATGVQYVIHRYKQVLSAFIKKKSMSEAFRHLGIDRNTIANTASIAELHLAGKDMVPLVGMFRQGEETLVSYAQRCTLVIDSDADLSRRIDQMKANGELLPISGKRPRASHTSHMQPLGGAADSILIG; encoded by the exons ATGTCGTCCGTGTGGCAGCAGGAGCCGTCGGGCTACTCCGCCTGCGTCGAGATCGACTCCAGCTCGGTGAGAACCAAGGACAGGCTGGGCTCCCCGGCCTGGCTGAAGCAGGAGCAGGATGACCTCCGCATCGTCAAGTGGGAGAGCTTCCAATCGGGAGCCGCGGCGGATTCCGTCCAGGACAACACGCCCAGCAGCGCCATGTCAG CTGCCCCGCACGTGGAGAGCCTCCCCCCGCGGGTGCTGCTGACCATCACCAAGCTGCAGTGCATGCTGGAGAGCAAACAGGAGCGCATCGCCGCGCTGGAGCGGCAGGTGGAGGACCTGATGCAGGACCGCCGGTTCCTGCGGAGCCAGATCGAAAACCTCACGAGCAATCGCCCCATGCCGACGTTCGCGTCGCCCAGTCCAGTGACCGAAG CTCCCAAACCCAGCAGGGTGCAACACTCGGAGAGCAAGTCTCGGAAGAGGGAAAaggcctcctccacctcctccgacAGCAGCGCCAGCGGCTCGGAAGCGTCCGACTCGTCGGCGGCGTCGGCGGCCTCGAGCGAGCACAGGCGGAAGAAACACCACAAGGACAAGAAAAGGTCGAGGAAAGGGAAGGACTACAGCAGAAAGAGAG CCACCGGCGTCCAGTACGTCATCCACCGCTACAAACAGGTCCTGTCGGCCTTCATCAAGAAGAAGAGCATGAGCGAGGCCTTCCGCCACCTGGGCATCGACCGCAACACCATCGCCAACACGGCGTCCATCGCCGAGCTCCACCTGGCCGGCAAGGACATGGTCCCCCTGGTGGGCATGTTTCGCCAGGGGGAGGAGACCCTGGTCAGCTACGCCCAGAGGTGCACCCTGGTCATCGACAGCGACGCCGACCTGTCCCGGAGGATAGACCAGATGAAGGCCAACGGCGAGCTGCTGCCCATCTCGGGGAAGCGGCCGCGGGCGTCGCACACGTCTCACATGCAGCCGCTGGGCGGTGCCGCGGACAGCATTTTGATAGGTTGA